Proteins encoded in a region of the Cygnus olor isolate bCygOlo1 chromosome 4, bCygOlo1.pri.v2, whole genome shotgun sequence genome:
- the UCHL1 gene encoding ubiquitin carboxyl-terminal hydrolase isozyme L1, giving the protein MAWQPMEINPEMLNKVLARLGVSPGWRFVDVLGFEEEALGAVPSPACALLLFPLTEQHENFRKQQTEKIKDQEISSKVYFLKQTVSNSCGTIGLIHAVANNKDKVKLDEGSALKKFLDETADLSPEERAKHFASNKAIQEVHNSVAQEGQCRVDDNSVNFHFILFANVDGHLYELDGRMPFPVNHGTSSDDLLLKDSAKICRQFTEREKGEVRFSAVAFCKSA; this is encoded by the exons ATGGCGTGGCAGCCCATGGAGATCAACCCCGAG ATGCTGAACAAA GTGCTGGCCCGCCTCGGCGTGAGCCCCGGCTGGCGCTTCGTCGACGTGCTGGGCTTCGAGGAGGAGGCGCTGGGCGCCGTGCCCAGCCCGGCCTGCgccctgctgctcttcccccTCACCGAGCAG CATGAGAACTTCAGGAAACAACAGACTGAGAAAATAAAGGACCAAGAAATCAGTTCCAAGGTGTATTTCCTGAAGCAGACTGTCAGTAACTCGTGTGGGACAATTGGTCTGATACACGCAGTTGCTAATAATAAAGACAAAGTGAAGCTTG ATGAGGGGTCTGCCCTGAAGAAATTCCTTGATGAAACAGCTGATCTCTCTCCTGAAGAGAGAGCTAAGCACTTTGCAAGTAATAAG GCTATACAAGAAGTCCACAACTCTGTTGCACAAGAAGGACAGTGTCGG GTTGATGACAACAGTGTGAACTTCCACTTCATCCTGTTTGCCAACGTGGATGGACATCTGTATGAGCTGG ATGGGCGTATGCCGTTTCCTGTGAACCATGGCACAAGCTCAGACGACTTGCTCTTGAAG gatTCTGCTAAGATCTGCAGGCAATTTACAGAACGTGAAAAAGGAGAAGTTCGTTTTTCTGCTGTGGCTTTCTGCAAGTCTGCCTGA